A region from the Altererythrobacter sp. H2 genome encodes:
- a CDS encoding segregation and condensation protein A has protein sequence MNSAGLMLLGGTAGQADDWAGPASAPGDDEALYLELDGWEGPLDLLLDLARRQKVDLRQISILALVDQYLGYIDRAGELRLELAADYLVMAAWLAYLKSALLLPREEQEDPSPEELALRLQLRLQRLGAMRDAAARLMARDRIGRDVFLRGAPEGLRIDRKLQWTCDWFSLVQAYGQVKARTAPAIHMVRNRPVMTLESALDRVSAMLGLTLDWMRLEEFLPPHAEPRLRRSALASSFVAALELARTGKAELGQDEAFGPLRLRRIPV, from the coding sequence ATGAACAGCGCAGGCCTGATGCTGCTCGGCGGAACGGCAGGTCAGGCAGACGACTGGGCGGGGCCTGCCTCCGCTCCGGGCGACGACGAGGCACTCTATCTCGAACTTGACGGCTGGGAAGGTCCGCTAGACCTGTTGCTCGATCTGGCCCGTCGGCAGAAAGTCGACTTGCGGCAAATTTCGATCCTGGCGCTGGTAGACCAATACCTCGGCTACATCGATCGGGCCGGGGAACTGCGGCTTGAACTTGCGGCAGACTATCTGGTGATGGCGGCATGGCTGGCCTACCTCAAGTCGGCGCTGCTGCTTCCGCGCGAAGAGCAGGAAGACCCGAGCCCGGAAGAACTCGCTCTGCGGCTGCAACTTCGCCTGCAACGGCTTGGCGCCATGCGGGATGCTGCCGCCCGGTTGATGGCGCGTGACCGGATCGGGCGGGACGTGTTCCTGCGCGGCGCTCCGGAAGGGTTGCGGATCGACCGCAAGCTGCAATGGACCTGCGACTGGTTCAGCCTGGTGCAGGCTTACGGGCAGGTCAAGGCGCGCACCGCGCCAGCGATCCATATGGTCCGCAACCGGCCGGTGATGACGCTTGAAAGCGCGCTCGACCGGGTTTCCGCCATGCTCGGCTTAACGCTTGACTGGATGCGGCTGGAGGAATTCCTCCCTCCCCACGCCGAGCCGCGCCTGCGCCGGTCCGCGCTTGCATCGAGTTTTGTTGCCGCGCTTGAACTGGCCCGGACGGGCAAGGCCGAACTGGGGCAGGACGAAGCTTTCGGGCCGCTGCGCCTGCGCCGGATCCCGGTATGA
- the nagZ gene encoding beta-N-acetylhexosaminidase, whose protein sequence is MTPAIFGLSGPVLLDDERAFFREADPAGYILFGRNCQDPEQLRALTDTLREIHGRERLFICIDQEGGRVARLRPPHWSAFPSGAAFDALYDVAPASAIEAARVNAQAIGIELAQAGITVDCHPPLDVRQPGAHDVIGDRALGSEPMRVAALGRAILDGLARAGVAGCIKHMPGHGRTTTDTHKALPTVTASEAELEMDLAPFRTLNTAPIGMTGHLLFTAWDRENPATLSPRIVETVIRGSIGFDGLLLTDDIDMEALDGSVAERAERAIAAGCDLVLNCWAKMDDMAAMTARLPRLSEVGHARLERALVGTSLAGDPARKPELLAKRDELLSLVGTLA, encoded by the coding sequence ATGACGCCTGCAATCTTCGGCCTGTCGGGCCCCGTCCTGCTGGATGACGAGCGCGCCTTCTTTCGCGAAGCGGACCCCGCCGGGTACATCCTGTTCGGTCGCAATTGCCAGGACCCGGAGCAGCTGCGCGCGCTGACGGATACCCTGCGCGAGATCCACGGGCGTGAGCGGCTGTTTATCTGCATCGACCAGGAAGGGGGGCGGGTCGCCCGTCTGCGCCCGCCGCACTGGTCCGCCTTTCCTTCCGGCGCTGCGTTTGATGCGCTCTATGACGTTGCACCAGCCAGCGCCATCGAAGCGGCGCGGGTCAATGCCCAGGCGATCGGAATCGAACTCGCCCAAGCGGGTATTACGGTCGATTGCCATCCGCCGCTCGATGTGCGCCAGCCGGGCGCACATGATGTGATCGGTGACCGTGCCCTTGGCTCCGAACCGATGCGCGTCGCCGCGCTCGGGCGCGCCATCCTCGACGGGTTGGCGCGGGCCGGTGTTGCGGGATGCATCAAGCATATGCCGGGCCACGGCCGCACCACCACCGATACCCACAAGGCCCTGCCTACGGTTACGGCGAGCGAGGCGGAGCTGGAGATGGACCTTGCTCCGTTTCGCACCCTCAACACCGCCCCCATCGGCATGACGGGGCATCTGCTGTTCACTGCCTGGGACAGGGAAAATCCGGCGACCCTGTCACCCCGGATCGTCGAGACCGTCATCCGGGGCAGTATCGGGTTCGATGGCCTGCTGCTGACGGATGATATCGACATGGAGGCCCTCGACGGCTCGGTGGCCGAGCGGGCCGAGAGGGCGATTGCCGCAGGCTGCGATCTGGTGCTCAACTGCTGGGCGAAGATGGACGACATGGCCGCCATGACCGCGCGTCTGCCCAGGCTGAGCGAGGTTGGCCATGCCCGCCTCGAACGTGCCCTGGTCGGCACCAGTCTCGCTGGCGATCCTGCCCGCAAGCCGGAACTGCTGGCTAAACGGGACGAGCTGCTGTCTCTGGTCGGAACTCTGGCATGA
- a CDS encoding SPOR domain-containing protein, with protein MIGLGDNGRERDGDEPLGEEEWDEIDEGTEEFSLAADDEPLPWLESGDYEDEEQGSGLGRLLATFAIGLAVIGAVLYGLWWWSNRPDPDLVADGSTIAAPAGPMKERPEDPGGKTFEGTGDVAPGVGEGETREGRLATDNAASPTAPAATAAPRPSINAAGSQTPEPAAGGVGVQVGAYSSRASAEAGWTAINRQTDVLQGVRYRIMEGQIESGTVYRLQAVPGDLAAANALCARLKAQAIPCQVKN; from the coding sequence ATGATCGGGCTGGGGGACAACGGGCGCGAGCGCGACGGCGACGAGCCGCTGGGCGAAGAAGAGTGGGACGAGATCGACGAGGGAACCGAGGAGTTCTCGCTGGCCGCCGATGACGAACCGCTCCCCTGGCTTGAGTCCGGCGATTACGAGGATGAGGAGCAAGGCTCCGGTCTGGGGCGCCTGCTGGCGACCTTCGCGATCGGTCTCGCGGTTATTGGTGCGGTCCTCTACGGCCTGTGGTGGTGGAGCAACCGGCCTGATCCGGACCTGGTTGCTGACGGCAGCACCATTGCCGCGCCCGCAGGGCCGATGAAGGAACGCCCCGAGGATCCCGGCGGCAAGACCTTTGAAGGCACGGGCGATGTGGCTCCGGGCGTCGGCGAAGGCGAGACCCGTGAGGGTCGGCTTGCAACCGATAACGCGGCCAGCCCGACTGCTCCGGCAGCCACCGCTGCACCGCGCCCGAGCATCAATGCTGCCGGTTCGCAGACGCCTGAGCCAGCGGCCGGCGGTGTCGGGGTGCAGGTTGGCGCCTATTCGAGCCGCGCCTCCGCCGAAGCGGGCTGGACTGCGATCAACCGCCAGACCGATGTTTTGCAAGGCGTGCGATACCGCATCATGGAAGGACAGATCGAATCGGGCACGGTCTATCGCCTGCAAGCGGTGCCGGGCGACCTTGCAGCCGCCAACGCACTTTGCGCCAGGCTGAAAGCCCAGGCGATTCCCTGCCAGGTCAAGAACTGA
- the argS gene encoding arginine--tRNA ligase yields the protein MSEPKTLHAAFAAKVSAALDALEGEGVIPAGTPRQAVAVEPPRDPDHGDLSTNAAMVLAKPAGTNPRALAEKLAAQLAHDDDIVSAEIAGPGFINLRLADSVWTSELRAIADLGPDYGRSTMGTGRTVNIEYVSANPTGPMHMGHCRGAVVGDALASLLEFAGHSVIREYYVNDAGGQVDVLARSVHLRYCEALGRAVGEIPEGLYPGDYLVPVGQILAEEFGSRYADTPEAEWLALFRTRAVEAMLAMIRDDLAKLGIVHDLFSSEAELQAAGKPEEAEAWLRAQDLVYDGELEAPKGKTPEDWEPVELPLFRATRFGDDQDRPIRKGDGSWTYFGADLAYHFQKAQTADELVDIWGADHAGTVKRIKAAVAALTGGQGPNSTGPKPFEVKLVQMVQLLKGGQPFKMSKRSGNFVTLADVVEMVGKDVVRFTMLTRKPEAQMDFDFDKVVEASKDNPVFYVQYAHARIRSSLRKGAAEGFMPDGAGLDLLGEADRGLVRQAAQFPRLVEAAAQAREPHRVAFYLYDLAAAFHAFWNMGNDDPEKRFIVAQNPQLTGARLFLAAQIGQVIRNGLALLGVEAVEEM from the coding sequence ATGTCCGAACCGAAAACGCTTCATGCCGCTTTTGCGGCCAAAGTTTCCGCCGCGCTCGATGCCCTGGAAGGCGAGGGTGTCATTCCTGCCGGAACGCCCCGACAGGCAGTGGCGGTCGAGCCGCCGCGCGATCCCGACCACGGTGATCTGTCCACCAACGCCGCGATGGTCCTGGCCAAGCCCGCCGGCACGAACCCGCGGGCGCTGGCGGAAAAGCTCGCGGCCCAGCTGGCGCATGACGATGATATCGTCAGCGCGGAAATTGCCGGGCCGGGTTTCATCAACCTTCGGCTGGCAGACAGCGTCTGGACCAGTGAACTGCGGGCCATCGCGGATCTGGGGCCTGATTACGGCCGCTCCACCATGGGCACAGGGCGGACGGTGAACATCGAATACGTCTCGGCCAATCCGACCGGACCGATGCATATGGGCCACTGCCGCGGCGCGGTAGTCGGCGATGCGCTGGCCAGCCTGCTCGAATTCGCCGGGCACAGCGTCATTCGCGAATACTACGTCAACGATGCCGGCGGTCAGGTCGACGTTCTCGCCCGCTCGGTGCACCTGCGTTACTGTGAAGCGCTGGGCCGGGCCGTCGGAGAGATCCCCGAAGGGCTGTATCCGGGTGACTATCTGGTTCCGGTCGGACAGATACTGGCTGAGGAGTTCGGTTCGCGTTATGCCGATACGCCGGAAGCCGAATGGCTGGCGCTGTTCCGCACCCGCGCGGTCGAGGCCATGCTGGCGATGATCAGGGATGATCTGGCCAAGCTGGGCATCGTGCACGACCTGTTCTCGTCCGAGGCCGAACTGCAAGCCGCTGGCAAGCCGGAGGAGGCGGAAGCCTGGCTGCGCGCGCAGGACCTGGTCTACGATGGCGAACTCGAAGCGCCCAAGGGCAAGACGCCCGAAGACTGGGAGCCGGTTGAACTGCCGCTGTTTCGCGCCACCCGCTTCGGGGATGACCAGGACCGCCCGATCCGCAAGGGCGATGGCAGCTGGACCTATTTCGGGGCCGATCTGGCATACCACTTCCAGAAAGCGCAGACGGCCGACGAACTGGTCGACATCTGGGGTGCCGACCATGCCGGCACGGTCAAGCGGATCAAGGCGGCCGTGGCGGCGCTGACCGGCGGGCAAGGCCCGAATTCGACTGGGCCCAAGCCGTTCGAGGTCAAGCTGGTCCAGATGGTCCAGCTTCTGAAGGGCGGCCAGCCATTCAAGATGAGCAAGCGCTCCGGGAACTTCGTGACGCTTGCCGATGTGGTCGAGATGGTCGGCAAGGATGTGGTCCGCTTCACCATGCTGACCCGCAAGCCGGAGGCCCAGATGGACTTCGATTTCGACAAGGTGGTCGAAGCGTCGAAAGACAATCCTGTCTTCTATGTCCAGTATGCCCACGCTCGCATCCGCTCGTCGCTGCGCAAGGGTGCGGCAGAGGGCTTCATGCCCGATGGTGCCGGGCTCGACCTGCTGGGCGAGGCGGATCGCGGGCTGGTGCGGCAGGCGGCGCAGTTTCCGCGGCTGGTGGAGGCGGCCGCCCAAGCGCGCGAACCGCACCGGGTGGCCTTCTATCTCTATGATCTGGCAGCCGCCTTCCACGCATTCTGGAACATGGGCAACGATGACCCGGAAAAGCGGTTCATCGTGGCACAGAATCCGCAATTGACCGGGGCAAGGCTTTTCCTCGCCGCCCAGATCGGGCAGGTTATCCGCAATGGTCTCGCCCTTCTCGGGGTCGAGGCGGTCGAGGAGATGTGA
- the ispH gene encoding 4-hydroxy-3-methylbut-2-enyl diphosphate reductase, which produces MNAPLPVAAQKPAADQSGVRLPLTVLVAAPRGFCAGVDRAIEIVERSLERYGAPVYVRHEIVHNRFVVDGLKAKGAIFVEELDEVPDGAPVVFSAHGVPKSVPAEAQRRGLAYLDATCPLVSKVHRQAERHIEKDLHIVFVGHEGHPEVIGTMGQVPEGWMTLVETVDDVARLDFAADAPLSFLTQTTLSVDDTADIIAALQAKYPHIVGPKAEDICYATSNRQAAVKAIAPDSDLVLVIGAPNSSNSLRLVEVAERCGTPGRLIQRASEIDREWLEGVHTLGLTAGASAPETLVREVIDRLTEWRDVEEHTLVTAEEKMVFKLPRQLTD; this is translated from the coding sequence ATGAACGCGCCCTTGCCTGTCGCCGCCCAGAAGCCTGCCGCTGACCAGAGCGGAGTCCGCTTGCCCCTGACCGTGCTGGTCGCCGCGCCTCGCGGGTTCTGCGCCGGAGTGGACCGCGCGATCGAGATCGTCGAGCGGTCGCTCGAACGCTATGGCGCACCGGTCTATGTCCGGCACGAGATTGTCCACAACCGCTTCGTGGTTGACGGGCTGAAAGCGAAGGGCGCCATCTTCGTCGAGGAGCTGGACGAGGTGCCCGATGGCGCGCCGGTGGTGTTCAGCGCGCACGGCGTGCCCAAGTCTGTCCCTGCCGAGGCGCAGCGGCGCGGCCTTGCCTACCTCGATGCCACCTGTCCGCTGGTCAGCAAGGTCCACCGACAGGCCGAGCGGCACATCGAGAAAGACCTGCACATCGTGTTCGTGGGGCATGAAGGCCATCCCGAAGTCATCGGCACCATGGGCCAGGTTCCCGAAGGATGGATGACTCTGGTCGAAACCGTGGACGATGTCGCCAGGCTCGATTTTGCCGCAGACGCGCCGCTGTCGTTCCTCACCCAGACCACCCTGTCGGTCGATGACACCGCCGATATCATTGCCGCCTTGCAGGCAAAGTATCCGCACATCGTTGGCCCCAAGGCAGAGGACATCTGCTACGCCACCTCCAACCGCCAGGCAGCGGTGAAGGCCATTGCGCCGGACAGCGACCTGGTGCTGGTAATCGGCGCGCCCAATTCGTCCAACTCGCTGCGCCTGGTTGAAGTGGCTGAGCGCTGCGGGACCCCGGGCCGTCTGATCCAGCGCGCCAGCGAGATTGATCGCGAATGGCTCGAAGGCGTGCATACTCTTGGCCTCACTGCCGGTGCATCGGCGCCCGAAACGCTGGTCCGCGAAGTGATCGACCGGCTCACCGAATGGCGCGACGTCGAAGAACATACCCTGGTGACTGCCGAGGAGAAGATGGTCTTCAAGCTGCCGCGCCAGCTGACCGACTAA
- the thrB gene encoding homoserine kinase, translating into MAVYTHLGAEDLAELIAAYDVGELLSAKGIAEGVSNSNWLLETTQGRFILTMYERRIDLADLPFFLGLLDHLAARGCPVPRTIHDRGGAAFRMLGGKAVALIEFLPGVSVDRPTADQARSVGAVLARMHLASTDMADGRENVLGPDMSAHVLAGCGAVALAGIDHDLPRAIGVAAEVASRWPGELPRSVIHSDLFPDNVLMLGSKVSGLIDFYFACTDMMAYDLAVTHAAWSFTAGGARHRADVGQALLEGYESVRPLEPAEREAMPLLAQGACLRFISSRAQDWLDTPPEALVTRKDPMDFMRRLDFYRSSGAAAFAPPARASSR; encoded by the coding sequence GTGGCTGTTTACACCCACCTCGGCGCGGAAGACCTCGCAGAGCTGATCGCCGCCTACGATGTCGGTGAACTGCTCTCGGCCAAGGGCATTGCCGAAGGTGTGTCCAATTCCAACTGGCTGCTGGAAACCACGCAGGGCCGGTTCATCCTGACTATGTACGAGCGTCGGATCGACCTGGCCGACTTGCCGTTTTTTCTCGGCCTGCTCGATCATCTCGCCGCCAGAGGCTGCCCGGTCCCCCGGACCATCCATGATCGTGGCGGAGCGGCCTTCCGGATGCTGGGCGGCAAGGCCGTGGCACTGATAGAATTCCTGCCCGGTGTCTCGGTGGACCGGCCCACCGCCGATCAGGCCCGCAGCGTCGGGGCAGTCCTCGCCCGGATGCATCTTGCCTCGACCGACATGGCGGACGGGCGCGAGAACGTGCTTGGCCCCGACATGTCGGCACACGTCCTGGCAGGGTGCGGCGCCGTTGCTCTGGCAGGGATCGACCATGACCTGCCGCGCGCGATCGGCGTCGCGGCAGAGGTCGCCTCACGCTGGCCCGGTGAATTGCCGCGCTCGGTGATCCATTCCGATCTCTTCCCGGACAACGTGCTGATGCTCGGCAGCAAGGTGTCGGGCCTGATCGACTTCTACTTCGCCTGCACCGACATGATGGCCTACGATCTGGCTGTCACCCACGCAGCGTGGAGCTTTACCGCCGGTGGCGCGCGGCATCGCGCGGACGTGGGGCAGGCGCTGCTTGAAGGCTACGAAAGCGTCCGTCCGCTGGAACCGGCCGAGCGGGAGGCCATGCCACTGTTGGCACAGGGTGCCTGCCTCAGGTTTATTTCCAGCCGCGCGCAGGACTGGCTCGATACGCCGCCGGAAGCATTGGTGACGCGCAAGGATCCGATGGACTTCATGCGCCGCCTCGATTTCTATCGTAGCTCGGGCGCGGCCGCGTTTGCTCCGCCAGCCCGGGCCTCATCCCGATGA
- the rnhA gene encoding ribonuclease HI, with protein MKKVDLFTDGACKGNPGPGGWAALLRMGRHEKELVGGEVLTTNNRMEMSAVIKGLNALIEPCVVTVHTDSRYVIDGMTKWIDGWKKRGWVNASKQPVKNADLWHDLIAAAARHKVDWQWVKGHNGHVENERVDVLASDEADRQARSRGR; from the coding sequence ATGAAGAAGGTCGATCTCTTCACCGACGGTGCCTGCAAGGGCAATCCCGGCCCCGGAGGCTGGGCCGCGTTGCTCCGGATGGGGCGTCATGAGAAGGAACTGGTCGGCGGCGAGGTACTCACCACCAACAACCGGATGGAAATGAGTGCGGTGATCAAAGGACTCAACGCCCTGATCGAACCGTGTGTGGTGACCGTGCACACCGACAGCCGCTACGTGATTGACGGCATGACCAAGTGGATCGACGGCTGGAAGAAGCGCGGCTGGGTCAATGCCAGCAAACAGCCGGTCAAGAATGCCGATCTGTGGCACGACCTGATTGCGGCTGCAGCCCGACACAAGGTCGACTGGCAATGGGTCAAGGGCCACAATGGCCACGTCGAGAACGAACGTGTCGATGTCCTCGCAAGCGACGAGGCTGACCGGCAGGCGCGGAGCCGGGGACGCTAG
- a CDS encoding YegP family protein, protein MAHKFEIYKDKAGEFRVRFKYNSETMFSTEGYSSKASAQNAIDSMKKNGPGAPVEDNS, encoded by the coding sequence ATGGCTCACAAGTTTGAGATCTACAAGGACAAGGCAGGCGAGTTCCGCGTGCGCTTCAAATACAATTCGGAAACGATGTTTTCCACTGAAGGGTATTCGAGCAAGGCATCCGCTCAGAACGCCATCGATTCGATGAAAAAGAACGGCCCCGGCGCGCCGGTCGAAGACAACAGCTAG
- a CDS encoding NAD(P)/FAD-dependent oxidoreductase: MSTYDIAVVGAGIAGASLAAELAPHARVLVLEAEDRPGYHSTGRSAAFWEECYGGPEIVPLTLASGPYLRRGGFLAERGALYIGRDGDTAELDGFMDRFGPTGVTIERVDRAGLAARLPGVRPDWTGAIWEPACADIDVAGLHAHYLKAMVAHGAELVVRAQVAALSREGDLWRIETGRGEQFLARTVVNAAGAWADQLAEIAGARALGIQPLRRTVVQLRVDPAPSADLPLVLDIAGSFYFKPESGRLWLSPHDEEPSPPCDAAPEELAVAEAIDRLQHVVDWRIEAVEHKWAGLRSFAPDRCPVYGFDPEVEGFFWFAGQGGYGIQTSPAAARLARQLLLGHPRDAMTEGLDPRLYDPARFG; encoded by the coding sequence ATGAGCACGTATGATATTGCAGTGGTCGGGGCGGGGATCGCCGGGGCCAGTCTGGCTGCCGAACTTGCGCCCCATGCACGGGTGCTGGTTCTGGAGGCGGAAGACCGGCCGGGCTACCATTCGACCGGGCGCTCCGCCGCCTTCTGGGAAGAGTGCTACGGCGGGCCCGAAATCGTGCCGCTCACCCTGGCCTCCGGCCCTTATCTGCGCCGCGGCGGCTTTCTGGCTGAACGGGGCGCGCTCTATATCGGGCGTGACGGCGACACGGCCGAGCTTGACGGGTTCATGGACCGGTTCGGGCCAACGGGCGTGACGATCGAGCGGGTCGATCGCGCCGGGCTGGCAGCAAGGCTTCCCGGCGTCCGGCCAGACTGGACCGGTGCCATCTGGGAGCCTGCCTGCGCCGATATCGACGTGGCGGGCCTGCACGCGCACTATCTTAAGGCGATGGTGGCGCACGGGGCAGAGCTGGTTGTGCGGGCACAAGTCGCCGCACTTTCACGCGAGGGAGATCTCTGGCGGATAGAGACCGGGCGGGGCGAACAGTTCCTGGCCCGGACAGTGGTCAACGCCGCGGGAGCGTGGGCCGATCAACTGGCGGAGATTGCCGGAGCGCGCGCGCTCGGCATCCAGCCCTTGCGGCGGACAGTGGTGCAACTGCGGGTGGACCCCGCGCCCTCGGCTGATCTTCCGCTGGTGCTCGACATTGCCGGCTCGTTCTACTTCAAGCCGGAAAGTGGCCGGCTATGGCTCAGCCCGCACGACGAAGAGCCTTCGCCGCCCTGCGATGCCGCGCCCGAGGAACTCGCCGTGGCCGAAGCGATCGACCGCCTGCAACACGTGGTTGACTGGCGGATCGAGGCTGTCGAACACAAGTGGGCCGGGCTGCGCAGCTTCGCACCGGACCGTTGCCCGGTCTATGGCTTCGACCCCGAGGTGGAAGGGTTCTTCTGGTTTGCGGGGCAGGGCGGCTATGGCATCCAGACCTCGCCCGCAGCAGCCCGGCTGGCGCGGCAGTTGCTGCTCGGCCACCCACGCGATGCCATGACCGAAGGGCTCGACCCCCGACTCTACGATCCCGCCCGCTTCGGCTGA
- a CDS encoding alpha/beta hydrolase — protein sequence MNHTPIDRRAIPAHAIESRWQASDGWPIRRIDWPVPEAPRGSILFLPGRGDCYEKYLETLEQWHRAGWAVSASDWRGQAGSGRLGNDPVTGHVSDFADWVNDLALLWSQWKETRPGPHVLAGHSMGGHLVLRALTEGRVDPAAVVLSAPMLGFFGTVLPLPVMHGAARLMKRLGDAARPAWKWSEKPGQVPASRITLLTHDPVRYADELWWRDARPELVMGPGSWGWVERAYASTRVLNRPGVLERVQTPVLLLGAENDRLVDMRAIERAAARLPQGELVRFGAGSRHEILREADPVRDRAMAAIDAFLDHAVAASG from the coding sequence ATGAACCATACCCCGATTGATCGCCGTGCCATCCCCGCGCACGCCATCGAAAGCCGCTGGCAGGCAAGCGACGGCTGGCCGATCCGCCGGATCGACTGGCCGGTGCCTGAGGCTCCGCGCGGCTCCATCCTGTTCCTCCCAGGGCGGGGCGACTGCTACGAGAAATACCTGGAAACGCTGGAACAATGGCACCGCGCCGGCTGGGCGGTGTCCGCATCCGACTGGCGCGGTCAGGCGGGTTCGGGTCGCCTCGGCAACGATCCGGTGACCGGGCATGTCAGCGACTTTGCCGATTGGGTGAACGATCTGGCTCTGTTGTGGTCGCAATGGAAGGAGACGCGGCCCGGGCCGCACGTGCTGGCCGGGCACTCGATGGGCGGGCATCTGGTGCTGCGCGCTCTGACGGAAGGCCGGGTCGATCCTGCTGCCGTGGTGCTGTCCGCGCCGATGCTCGGATTTTTTGGCACGGTCCTGCCCTTGCCGGTGATGCATGGCGCGGCCCGCCTGATGAAGAGGCTGGGCGATGCGGCCCGGCCAGCGTGGAAATGGAGCGAGAAGCCGGGGCAGGTGCCAGCCTCGCGCATCACTCTGCTGACCCACGACCCTGTCCGCTATGCCGACGAGCTGTGGTGGCGCGACGCGCGGCCCGAACTGGTGATGGGGCCGGGCAGCTGGGGCTGGGTCGAACGAGCCTACGCTTCGACGCGCGTCCTTAACCGGCCGGGCGTGCTGGAGCGCGTGCAAACCCCGGTGCTGCTGCTGGGAGCAGAAAATGACCGGCTGGTCGACATGAGGGCGATCGAGCGAGCCGCTGCCCGTCTGCCACAGGGCGAACTGGTGCGGTTCGGGGCCGGATCGCGGCACGAAATCCTGCGCGAGGCTGATCCGGTGCGGGATCGGGCGATGGCGGCAATCGACGCGTTTCTCGACCATGCGGTTGCGGCCAGCGGATAG
- a CDS encoding A24 family peptidase: MLDGYLHYGLLCGLAIALVVAAVTDLRRRQIDNWLNGAIVLGAPLFWWSSGYALWPDVAMQFGVAVAAFVVLAVLFALRMMGGGDVKLLTALALWIEPTWFLKLLIVMALAGGVLTVVLGVRHVMKRRRDKLAVPYGVAISAAGLWVLGTHYLPLAGASLGTG; encoded by the coding sequence ATGCTGGACGGTTATCTCCACTACGGGCTGCTCTGCGGCTTGGCAATCGCACTGGTTGTTGCCGCAGTCACCGATCTCAGGCGGCGTCAGATCGACAACTGGCTGAACGGCGCGATCGTGCTGGGCGCGCCGCTGTTCTGGTGGTCGTCAGGCTATGCGCTCTGGCCGGACGTGGCCATGCAGTTCGGCGTGGCGGTGGCGGCTTTCGTGGTGCTGGCCGTCCTGTTCGCCCTGCGCATGATGGGTGGCGGCGACGTCAAGCTGCTCACCGCTCTCGCGCTGTGGATCGAGCCGACCTGGTTCCTCAAGCTTCTGATCGTGATGGCGCTGGCGGGCGGTGTGCTCACCGTGGTGCTGGGCGTGCGCCACGTGATGAAACGGCGGCGCGACAAGCTGGCCGTGCCTTACGGCGTGGCCATTTCCGCGGCCGGCCTGTGGGTACTGGGCACGCACTACCTGCCGCTGGCGGGCGCCAGTCTCGGAACGGGGTGA
- the cpaB gene encoding Flp pilus assembly protein CpaB, giving the protein MDRKKLVLLLGALVIAIGTALIARSMFAGAATPQAEAVPQKPVGPKVLVSNRALPVGTIITADAIGFQQWPEELVQDAYFIDGESDISKLIGTVVRFPITAGEPVTQGSLVAPGDRGFLAAALGPGMRAVTVPVSAKTGVAGFVFPGDRVDLVLTQTVKGDGGSEGLKASETILRNLRVLATDQSTESTSDEQGRTVVRAFRTVTLEVTPKIAEKVAVAQTIGTLSLSLRSISDNQSELERAIASGDVKIPDNATPEQEEKLLRQAMARPIDKGASFVTGGDVSRFQRTSMPPQRQTGSAPAPEMAVSGAPAAQPTVPKGPTVRVTRGKITTEEAIGKTGGGR; this is encoded by the coding sequence ATGGACAGGAAAAAGCTGGTTCTGCTGCTGGGGGCACTGGTCATCGCGATCGGTACGGCGCTCATCGCGCGGAGCATGTTTGCCGGGGCAGCGACCCCGCAGGCCGAGGCAGTGCCGCAGAAGCCGGTGGGGCCCAAGGTGCTGGTGTCGAACCGTGCCCTGCCAGTCGGCACGATCATCACCGCCGATGCGATCGGTTTCCAGCAATGGCCGGAAGAGCTGGTGCAGGATGCCTATTTCATCGACGGCGAATCCGACATCAGCAAGCTGATCGGCACCGTTGTCCGCTTTCCCATTACTGCAGGCGAGCCGGTAACCCAGGGCTCGCTGGTGGCCCCTGGCGACCGCGGCTTCCTGGCCGCAGCGCTCGGCCCCGGGATGCGCGCCGTCACGGTGCCTGTGTCGGCCAAGACCGGCGTTGCCGGGTTCGTCTTCCCGGGTGACCGGGTCGACCTCGTGCTGACTCAGACGGTCAAGGGCGATGGCGGCAGCGAAGGGCTCAAGGCTTCCGAAACCATCCTGCGCAACTTGCGGGTCCTCGCAACCGACCAGTCGACCGAAAGCACCTCGGACGAACAGGGCCGCACCGTGGTCCGTGCATTCCGCACCGTGACGCTCGAAGTGACCCCGAAGATCGCGGAGAAGGTCGCAGTCGCGCAGACCATCGGAACGCTCAGCCTGTCGCTGCGCTCGATCTCCGACAACCAGAGCGAGCTGGAGCGGGCCATCGCATCGGGCGACGTGAAGATCCCCGACAATGCCACGCCTGAACAGGAAGAGAAGCTGCTGCGCCAGGCCATGGCCCGCCCGATCGACAAGGGTGCCAGCTTCGTGACCGGCGGCGACGTATCGCGCTTCCAGCGCACGTCGATGCCGCCGCAGCGCCAGACCGGATCGGCTCCGGCACCGGAAATGGCCGTGTCCGGCGCACCAGCGGCCCAGCCGACCGTGCCCAAGGGCCCGACCGTGCGGGTTACCCGCGGCAAGATTACCACTGAAGAAGCCATCGGCAAGACCGGCGGCGGACGCTGA